Proteins found in one Brevibacillus brevis genomic segment:
- a CDS encoding HAD family hydrolase codes for MSKFTTILFDLDDTLFDFSACWEKGMQQTIATHALTAELDQAKFLEALRRHGDDLWVDVIAKRYDFTQYRRLRFQRAMADCDRQIEVEQVDDFQRSYQAACLDAIQPDGTVQSTIARLAEEHTLGIVTNGPVDMAFTKLERLELSAYFPRERVFLSEIIGHHKPDPRIYEHVREKLGVESKQVLFVGDTWEADVAGAMDAGFSAVWINPRGKKPTSEHQPLAVIERLDQLLEIL; via the coding sequence ATGTCCAAATTTACAACAATCCTATTTGATCTCGACGACACTCTCTTCGATTTTTCAGCTTGCTGGGAGAAAGGGATGCAGCAGACGATTGCGACCCATGCACTTACAGCAGAACTGGACCAAGCGAAATTCCTTGAGGCTCTGCGGCGCCACGGAGATGATTTGTGGGTCGATGTTATTGCCAAGCGCTACGATTTTACACAATACAGAAGGTTGCGTTTTCAGCGAGCCATGGCTGATTGTGACCGACAGATTGAAGTGGAGCAAGTCGACGATTTTCAACGCTCCTATCAAGCGGCATGTTTGGATGCAATCCAGCCAGATGGCACTGTTCAGTCTACGATCGCGAGGTTGGCAGAAGAGCATACACTGGGGATTGTCACCAATGGTCCTGTCGATATGGCATTTACCAAGCTGGAGCGGCTGGAATTGTCTGCGTATTTTCCGCGGGAGCGTGTGTTTCTCTCCGAAATTATCGGACATCATAAGCCTGATCCACGAATATATGAACATGTTCGCGAAAAGCTCGGAGTCGAGAGCAAGCAGGTGTTATTTGTCGGAGATACGTGGGAGGCAGATGTAGCAGGCGCGATGGACGCAGGCTTCTCAGCTGTCTGGATCAATCCACGAGGGAAAAAGCCTACTTCCGAGCATCAGCCACTCGCTGTCATTGAACGACTCGATCAGCTTCTCGAAATCTTGTAG
- a CDS encoding ABC transporter ATP-binding protein: MAMIETIQLNKRFGNRTVVNDVSLTVHSGEIFGFLGRNGAGKSTFINMLTGILIPTAGTIRMFGEDAHTEGWKKRIGVLPDYSTFYDHLSPAEHLHYFARVKGVTLTKEDCRRILTAVELEEHASRKAKTFSFGMKKKLGIAQALVGDPELIFLDEPTSGVDVESALHIQSLLRKLHQQGKTIFMTSHNLNEVEKICTRIAIMKSGKISSLGTLDELQAAHQAWRSVNVRHSAFATDDSGNLRNFIESLGRNTIWEDGRLLIQVDDDQKVATLVRALVQARVDIYGVNVEVPSLERIFMGEESHDA, encoded by the coding sequence ATGGCAATGATCGAGACCATACAGTTGAACAAGCGCTTTGGCAATCGCACGGTCGTGAATGACGTCAGTCTTACTGTGCACAGCGGGGAGATTTTCGGATTCCTCGGTCGAAATGGCGCTGGAAAATCGACCTTTATCAATATGCTGACAGGCATTCTGATTCCGACAGCGGGCACCATTCGCATGTTTGGAGAGGATGCCCATACAGAAGGGTGGAAAAAACGAATTGGTGTACTGCCAGATTACTCCACCTTCTACGACCATTTATCTCCTGCGGAGCACCTGCATTATTTCGCTCGGGTAAAAGGCGTCACACTCACAAAGGAAGACTGTAGGCGCATCCTGACAGCCGTTGAGCTTGAGGAGCATGCATCCCGCAAAGCCAAAACGTTTTCCTTCGGGATGAAAAAGAAGCTGGGCATTGCCCAAGCCTTAGTCGGAGATCCGGAGCTCATCTTCCTTGATGAACCTACTTCTGGCGTAGACGTCGAATCAGCCCTGCATATTCAAAGTTTGCTGCGCAAGCTCCATCAACAAGGAAAAACGATCTTCATGACCTCGCACAATTTGAATGAAGTCGAGAAAATCTGTACCCGGATCGCCATCATGAAAAGCGGAAAAATCAGTTCACTCGGTACTCTCGATGAGTTGCAAGCTGCCCATCAGGCATGGCGATCTGTGAACGTACGTCACTCGGCTTTTGCTACGGACGATTCTGGAAACCTGCGCAACTTTATCGAGTCCCTCGGGCGCAATACGATTTGGGAAGACGGTCGTCTCTTGATCCAGGTCGATGACGATCAAAAAGTGGCAACCCTCGTTCGTGCTCTTGTTCAGGCACGCGTAGATATTTATGGCGTGAACGTTGAAGTCCCTTCGCTCGAACGAATTTTTATGGGGGAAGAGTCTCATGATGCTTAA
- a CDS encoding ABC transporter permease, giving the protein MMKEKGADSPMWAICQHEFFRLFKSIKSLITVAFIVGISYLVSDLVNQAASFFPQNELAQGHALGIFVLIMLFGPLFVFSLSHDVINRELAGRTIRFLVTRTSRNQIILGKFLGVAFFWLTCMIITFGVVFATVQTFDAKTFYLCISLLIYCISLALLLSLVIPRPSYSMFLGIVIALILPGLGLWSTFSSHSAAPWIKYLTPFSFMEKGGAWTGFIWLYAAAFLIASMYLFRRRDC; this is encoded by the coding sequence ATGATGAAGGAGAAAGGAGCGGATTCACCTATGTGGGCTATTTGCCAGCACGAATTTTTTCGGTTGTTTAAAAGCATTAAATCGTTAATTACCGTTGCCTTTATCGTAGGCATCTCGTACTTGGTTTCTGACCTCGTCAATCAGGCAGCAAGCTTTTTCCCACAAAATGAGCTGGCGCAGGGACATGCGCTTGGTATCTTTGTACTCATCATGCTGTTCGGGCCCTTATTTGTATTCAGCCTGTCTCATGATGTCATAAATCGTGAGCTAGCGGGCAGGACGATTCGCTTTCTCGTCACCCGGACTTCACGCAATCAGATTATTTTGGGGAAATTTCTCGGAGTCGCGTTCTTCTGGCTAACCTGCATGATTATTACGTTTGGTGTAGTTTTCGCCACTGTGCAAACGTTTGACGCGAAGACCTTTTACCTCTGCATATCCCTGCTTATCTATTGCATCTCGCTGGCACTGCTGCTCTCGCTCGTGATACCTCGCCCCAGCTACTCGATGTTTTTGGGAATTGTGATCGCACTGATCTTGCCAGGTCTCGGGCTGTGGAGCACCTTCTCCAGTCACTCGGCAGCACCATGGATTAAATATTTGACACCCTTTTCATTTATGGAAAAAGGCGGCGCTTGGACCGGCTTCATTTGGCTCTATGCGGCAGCATTCCTGATCGCTTCTATGTACTTATTCCGACGGAGGGATTGTTAA
- a CDS encoding response regulator transcription factor, whose product MEKEARILLVDDEEAILQMLQTVLKKEGFVQIDTCTTAREAIRLVEEKTYDLLILDVMLPDKNGFELCGAVRQRTKAPIFFLTAKGTDFDKLSGFAYGADDYITKPFHPLEVVARMKAHLRRTLGGSAPSQEEKRFDFGRFQVNVEAAELFVNGERVDCPAQVFSLLVFFCQNPNRVFTKEQIYDHVWKDEYGMFDENTVMVHIHKLRQRIEENPGQPTLLLTVRGLGYKLVSPARQS is encoded by the coding sequence ATGGAGAAAGAAGCAAGAATCTTGCTGGTAGATGATGAAGAAGCAATTTTGCAGATGCTCCAAACAGTGCTGAAAAAGGAAGGCTTTGTCCAGATCGATACATGTACGACAGCAAGAGAGGCGATTCGTCTCGTGGAGGAGAAGACATACGACTTGTTGATACTGGATGTCATGCTGCCTGATAAAAATGGATTTGAGCTGTGCGGAGCAGTGCGCCAGCGAACGAAGGCACCGATCTTTTTTCTTACAGCAAAGGGCACAGATTTTGATAAATTAAGCGGATTTGCTTATGGAGCGGATGATTACATAACGAAGCCATTTCATCCACTAGAGGTCGTTGCCCGGATGAAGGCTCATCTGCGCAGAACCTTGGGGGGATCTGCTCCATCGCAGGAAGAAAAGCGCTTTGATTTTGGACGTTTTCAAGTAAATGTGGAGGCAGCCGAGTTGTTCGTGAACGGAGAGCGAGTGGACTGCCCGGCGCAAGTATTTTCATTGCTCGTCTTTTTCTGCCAGAATCCGAACCGGGTATTTACGAAAGAACAAATTTACGATCATGTATGGAAAGACGAGTACGGGATGTTTGATGAAAATACGGTCATGGTGCACATTCACAAGCTGCGTCAGCGCATAGAAGAAAATCCGGGACAGCCAACGCTTCTGCTCACAGTAAGAGGGCTGGGTTACAAGCTGGTTAGTCCGGCAAGACAGTCATGA
- a CDS encoding sensor histidine kinase: protein MNLRNKLIFQYVRQLFGFLLVLLLFLIIAMLGLGWRIMNEQLSTDLSRLNASDLTLKIDYEAERVHVNPEIEKSVARHQGWLQIIDKHGKILYNYRTPADVPSQFGPGEWISYVEDRDASRYHVTHWVINQADENIIILYGTPAPEKEMMQRLIAAKTGTSKETWDELNKSFSQEKAWYLVYDRKGKLIHQWNHPNASAQLDMTEALQNGETANNVPVRITSRYDTKSELTYIVGTPNPTYQSGVQETSEDAMVKETFLQIGILLILVVLFAGSWYAWRVGKPLLHMVNWLERLAQGRYEEPIGKKGKPIGRNWRGKEKKSFRVFKDVFDALRHLSETLRSNEKLQREIEQTREEWITGLSHDLKTPLSSIYGYATFLESEQYEWDRKEVSEFGKTIREKSDYMNGLIEDLNLTYRLKNQALPMVKQPVPIVETIRRIVVDMVNDPSSSLHDIEFSTNVQSITAEVDPIWFRRIIVNILTNAIKYTPAGTHVLVEVQSIAADQFVVKIADNGPGMDETTLANLFERYYRGGHTGEDTSGTGLGMAIAKQLILAHGGEITVDSKLGGGTVVVMTFPAVIS, encoded by the coding sequence ATGAATTTGCGGAACAAGCTGATTTTTCAATATGTCCGACAACTGTTTGGGTTTCTCCTCGTCTTGCTGCTATTTCTGATTATCGCGATGCTGGGGTTAGGCTGGCGCATTATGAACGAGCAGTTGTCCACCGATTTGTCCAGACTGAATGCATCTGATTTGACGTTGAAGATTGATTATGAGGCGGAGCGTGTTCACGTCAATCCGGAAATCGAGAAAAGTGTGGCGAGACATCAAGGCTGGTTGCAGATCATCGACAAGCACGGCAAAATTCTGTACAACTATCGGACACCTGCTGACGTTCCCAGTCAATTTGGGCCAGGAGAGTGGATTAGTTATGTTGAAGACCGTGATGCTTCACGCTATCACGTAACGCACTGGGTTATAAACCAAGCTGACGAAAATATAATCATCCTCTATGGAACACCCGCTCCAGAAAAAGAAATGATGCAGCGCCTGATCGCAGCAAAAACAGGAACAAGCAAGGAGACATGGGACGAGTTGAACAAAAGCTTTTCCCAAGAAAAGGCATGGTACTTGGTGTACGATCGTAAGGGGAAACTCATCCATCAATGGAATCATCCGAACGCTTCTGCCCAGTTAGACATGACGGAAGCTCTTCAGAACGGCGAGACAGCAAATAATGTTCCTGTCCGTATCACGAGTCGATATGACACAAAGAGCGAATTGACGTACATAGTGGGCACTCCGAATCCAACCTATCAGTCTGGTGTCCAAGAAACATCTGAGGATGCCATGGTCAAGGAAACGTTCCTTCAGATCGGTATTCTTTTGATCCTGGTCGTTCTATTCGCAGGCAGCTGGTATGCGTGGCGGGTAGGCAAGCCGCTCTTGCACATGGTGAATTGGCTGGAAAGACTGGCACAGGGCCGCTATGAGGAGCCCATCGGAAAAAAGGGGAAACCAATCGGAAGGAATTGGCGAGGGAAGGAAAAGAAGTCATTTCGTGTTTTCAAGGATGTGTTTGACGCTCTCCGGCATCTGAGTGAAACCTTGCGCTCCAACGAAAAGCTTCAGCGAGAGATCGAGCAGACGCGAGAGGAATGGATTACCGGGCTCTCCCATGATCTCAAGACACCGCTGAGCTCGATTTACGGTTATGCTACCTTTTTGGAGTCGGAACAATATGAGTGGGATAGAAAGGAAGTCAGTGAATTTGGGAAAACGATTCGGGAAAAGTCTGACTACATGAACGGGCTGATTGAGGATTTGAATTTGACCTATCGACTCAAGAACCAAGCTTTGCCGATGGTCAAACAACCTGTCCCGATCGTGGAAACCATTCGCAGAATTGTGGTGGATATGGTGAACGATCCGAGCTCGTCTTTGCATGACATCGAATTTTCGACGAATGTCCAATCGATAACGGCCGAGGTCGATCCAATCTGGTTTCGCCGCATCATCGTCAACATTTTGACAAACGCGATCAAGTATACGCCAGCAGGTACACACGTGCTCGTAGAGGTCCAGTCGATTGCAGCCGATCAGTTTGTGGTCAAAATTGCGGACAATGGTCCAGGCATGGATGAGACTACACTGGCCAATCTGTTCGAAAGATACTACCGAGGCGGGCATACAGGGGAGGATACCAGTGGAACGGGGCTGGGTATGGCGATAGCCAAGCAGCTCATTTTGGCTCACGGGGGAGAGATTACCGTGGACAGCAAGCTAGGTGGCGGAACGGTTGTCGTGATGACCTTTCCTGCGGTTATCAGCTAG
- a CDS encoding GNAT family N-acetyltransferase has translation MNQAFSIERVPFEQKHALKQLLELYTYDFTEFEPFEVDDDGLFGYDYFEKYWVEPERHPFFIKVNGKLAGFVLVRMLTSSDPDLPSIHSIAEFFIMKRYRRQGIGKAASHQIFKLFPGAWEVFQLENNVPAIGFWRASIRDYTANHYQERQVDGKVIQTFLSKP, from the coding sequence GTGAATCAAGCATTCTCGATAGAGCGCGTCCCTTTTGAACAGAAGCACGCTCTCAAGCAACTGTTGGAGCTGTATACGTACGACTTCACTGAGTTTGAGCCTTTCGAAGTAGATGACGACGGCTTGTTTGGCTATGACTACTTTGAGAAGTATTGGGTCGAACCAGAACGCCATCCCTTTTTTATCAAGGTTAATGGAAAGCTGGCCGGGTTTGTCCTCGTCCGCATGCTCACAAGCTCTGATCCGGATTTGCCATCCATCCACTCCATTGCCGAATTTTTCATCATGAAACGCTACCGTCGGCAAGGGATCGGAAAAGCGGCCTCTCATCAAATCTTCAAATTGTTCCCGGGTGCCTGGGAAGTCTTTCAATTGGAAAACAACGTGCCTGCCATCGGCTTTTGGCGTGCCAGCATCCGCGATTACACAGCCAATCACTATCAAGAGCGTCAAGTGGATGGCAAAGTCATACAAACGTTCCTTTCGAAACCATAG